The window TTTTTTTGTTGTCATTATTGAAATTGGCTCTTGTGATGGTTTTGAACAAAATTCTTTGTTGATAGCGTTTTCTTCACAAAGTTATTCACAGAAAAGGTGAATAAATGTGGGCTATGTCTCAATCTTGTGTTGATAAAATAATGTCTGCTCAAAAGATATCCAAAATTGGCCAAAAGCTAATAAATCTTGCTCATATCACATCAGTAAGTTTGCTAGTAATGGGGATATGTGGAAAAATCACGGTAATAAAAAATTATTCATAGAGGTTAGCCAGTGATAGATGGCGATGGTTACCGACTCAATGTTGGTATTGTGATATGTAATAACCATGGTCAGGTCTTCTGGGCTAAACGATACGGGCAACACTCATGGCAATTTCCACAAGGTGGGATTGACGAAGGTGAAACACCTGAACAAGCCATGTTCAGGGAGTTATATGAAGAAGTCGGTCTGACGAAAAAAGACGTTAAGATCATCGCAACAAGTCGTCATTGGTTAAGATATAAGCTACCAAAGCGATTGGTGCGTTGGGACTCCAAGCCTGTTTGTATCGGCCAAAAACAGAAATGGTTTCTGCTGCGATTAGAATGCGATGAATCCCGCATTAATATGCAGCGTGGGAAATCCCCTGAATTTGATGGTTGGCGCTGGGTAAGCTACTGGTATCCAGTTAGGCAAGTTGTTTCTTTCAAGCGTGACGTATACCGTCGAGCAATGAAAGAGTTTGCATCTTTAGCCATGCCTTTTCGAGAGCGCAAGACGAAAGGGAAAAGAAAAAAGCAACGTAGATAGAGGATTAACATGCTCAGTCAGCTAAGGGAAATAGTTGAAAAAGTCTCCAGAGTCGATGACGTGCATCTGGCACTCGACATATTGGTAAAAGAGACTTGCGCCGCCCTATGCACTGAGTGTTGTACTATTTACCTTGCTAATGAAGAAATGCAGCGCCTTGAGTTAATGGCAACTCAAGGCCTTACTTTTGAAGGCGATAGCATCCATATCAACTTCAATGAGGGCTTGGTCGGTTTGGTGAAGCGCAGTGCAGAACCGTTAAACTTGGCTGAGGCTTCCACTCACCCTGATTTCAAATTCTTTCCTCAATTGGGTGAGCAGGTTTACCACTCTTTTCTTGGTACCCCAATCATCCATCGTAAGCAAGTATTAGGTGTGTTGGTTATCCAGCAGAAAACGCCGCGTTTGTTCAGTGAGATGGAAGAGTCTTTCCTTGTTACCTTGTCCGCTCAGATTGCAATACTGATTGCCCATGCGCAAAATCTCGGTCATTGGCAACTTGCCTCTAAACCAACGGTGATTAAAGGGCTACCAGCTTCAACGGGGGTCGCGATAGGTGAGTTTTGGTTTGACAATACCCAGCCTAATTTGAGCGATGTTTTCCCTGCCTCTGCCTTAGATAAAGAACGAGAACATGAACTGCTTGCGGTCGCGGTGGAAAGGGCGCTGAGTGATTTTCGTCGTATGCGCAAGAAGTTCGACAGTGAAATCAATAAAGACGCCTTGGCGATCTTCGACCTTTTTACTCACTTACTCAATGATCCAATGCTGCGTGGCGATCTGAAGAAGCAGATTGAAAAGGGCGATCGTGCTGACTGGGCGTTACGTCAAGTTGTTGAAACCTACTCGAACCGCTTTGCGCGTATGTCTGACGTGTACCTGCGTGAGCGCGCGCAAGATATTCGAGAGTTAGGGCAACGTCTGCTGTATTTCTTGCACAACAGTGAGCAAGAGCATGCCTCGATTGATCGTCCGGTGATCTTGGTTGCCAATGAACTTACGGCCACGTTATTAGCGTCGATTCCAAAACAACATCTGTTGGCTGTGGTGTCATTGGAAGGTGCTGCAAACTCTCACGCTGCGATTCTCTCACGTGCATTGGGTGTTCCTGCCATCATGGGCGCGAACATCAACACCAGCGTCGTAAATGGTAAGAACGGCATTGTTGATGGGTACACTGGTGAGATTTATTTAGAACCGAACAGGCAGCTTCTGCGCGAGTATCGTAGCCTTGTTAGTGAAGAGTCTGAATTGTTCGCCATGGTGAACAAAGACTCAGCACTGCCTGCGATCACGCAAGATGATTGCCATGTTGAAGTAATGCTCAACGCGGGTTTGAGTGCCGATAGCAATATCGCGATCAACTCCGGTGTTGATGGCGTTGGTTTGTATCGAACGGAAATCGCTTTTTTACTTCAGCATCACTTTCCGTCAGAAGATGAGCAGTATCATCAGTACCAAGCGATTCTGAACAGTTACCCGAATCAACGCGTTGTAATGCGTACCCTAGATATCGGTGGTGATAAACCATTGCCGTATTTGCCTATTGATGAAGACAACCCATTTTTAGGCTGGCGTGGTATTCGTTTTACTTTGGATCACCCAGACATCTTTTTGATCCAATTGAGAGCGATGCTAAGGGCGAGTGCGGAAAGTGGCAACTTGAGCATTTTATTGCCAATGGTGTCAGGCATTAAAGAGTTCGACGACGCCGTCGCACTGATTAATCAAGCCTACAGCGAGGTGGTGTTGCTGGATGAGCGAATTCAAGCTCCGAAGGTTGGAGTGATGATCGAAGTGCCTTCAATGGTGTACTTGCTGCCAGCTATCGCTCACCGTGTTGACTTCGTTTCTGTCGGTACCAACGACTTAACGCAATATTTGTTGGCTGTCGATCGGAACAATTCACGTGTTGCGGATGTCTATGAATCCATGCATCCCGCGGTGTTGTTAGCGTTAAAACAAATTCACGATGTTTGCCACCAATATCAAGTGCCTGTGTGTATTTGTGGTGAGCTAGCTGGTGATCCATTTGGTGCGTTGCTCCTGTTGGGCTTAGGCTACAACAGTTTGAGTATGAACACCTCGAACGTGGCTAAGGTGAAATATTTGATTCGTCATAGCCAACAAAAAGAACTCGAAAAACTCGTCGAAAAAGCCATGTCATGCTCTTACGGGCAAGAAATTCATCAAATGATGCATGATTTCTTTATCCAGCAAGGCTTTGCCGGCTTTATTCGTGCAGGTAAGAAGTAGGTAACAGTGACCATCTCTTTATTTATATTATTGCTCGCGCTAGGCGCTTTCGTAGGCGTGATGGCGGGGCTTCTTGGTATCGGGGGCGGACTGATTGTCGTACCTGCGCTACTTTACCTTCTTCCTCTTGCTGGTATCTCTCCTGAAATTAGCATGCACATGGCGTTAGCAACGTCATTGGCGAGTATCATCGTGACCTCTGGTTCTTCTGCACTTAACCACCTTAAGCTTGGCAACGTCGATATGTTCGTCGTCAAATGGCTGATGCCTGGCGTGGTGATTGGCGGTTTTGTTGGTGCCAATATCGCCGAGTGGATCCCAACGCATTACTTACCGAAAGTTTTTGGGGTGATTGTGCTGTGTCTAGCTGTACAAATGTTTCGCTCAATTAAGACGAAAAGCGAGAAGCCAATGCCAAGTAGTCCGGTCACTATGATGTACGGAACGGGAATTGGTGTGGTATCGAGTCTTGCTGGTATTGGTGGTGGTTCACTGTCAGTGCCTTTCTTAAACAAGCATGGTATTGAAATGCGTAAAGCGGTTGGCTCCTCATCCGTGTGTGGCTGCGTGATTGCGATTTCAGGCATGATTGGATTTATCTTACATGGCTACAAAGTAGAAGGGCTACCTGACTACAGTGTGGGTTATGTTTATCTGCCAGCTTTAGCGGCGATTGCGATGACGTCGATGCTCACGACGAAAGTCGGCGCGAAGATGGCAACCAACCTTCCTACGGCGGTCTTGAAGAAGATCTTTGCCGTGTTCTTGATGTTTGTTGCAGCGACCATGCTGCTGTAAAGTCCACCTGTTTTATTAGTAATAAGAAGAGAATGAGTTATGTCTCAGGGATATTTAGAATTTCCCAATATTGATCCGGTTTTAGTCTCTATTGGTCCTGTTTCTGTTCGTTGGTACGGTTTGATGTACCTAGTCGGCTTTATGTTCGCACTATGGTTGGCAAATCGTCGCGCAGATAAGCCGGGTAGTGGTTGGACGCGTGAGCAAGTTTCTGACTTGTTGTTCGCGGGTTTCCTTGGGGTAGTGATTGGTGGTCGTGTTGGTTACGTTATTTTCTACAACTTTGATTTGTTCTTAGCCGATCCTCTATACCTATTCAAAGTCTGGACTGGCGGCATGTCATTCCACGGTGGCTTGCTAGGTGTTATCACCGCCATGTTCTGGTACGCACATAAGAATGGTCGCACTTTCTTTGGTGTGGCGGACTTTGTCGCGCCGTTAGTACCATTTGGCCTTGGTATGGGGCGTATGGGTAACTTCATGAACAGCGAACTTTGGGGACGTGTAACGGATGTGCCATGGGCGATCATCTTCCCGAACGGTGGCCCATTGCCTCGTCACCCATCTCAGCTTTATGAGATGTTCCTAGAAGGTATTGTGCTGTTCTTTATCCTTAACTGGTTTATCAAAAAGCCTCGTCCTTTAGGCGCGGTATCAGGGCTATTTTTAGCTGGATATGGTACATTCCGTTTCCTAGTTGAGTTTGTTCGCGAACCGGATGCACAGCTTGGTCTATTTGGTGGTTACATTTCGATGGGACAAATCCTATCTTCACCGATGATCATTCTGGGTATCCTTATGATGGTTTGGGCGTACAAACGTGGTCTTTACCAAGACAAAGTCCAAGCAGAAACGAAGTAAGGAATTGGTGTGAAACAGTATTTAGATTTGTGTCAGCGTATCGTTGACCAAGGCTCTTGGGTTGAAAACGAACGTACAGGCAAACGTTGCCTAACGGTGATCAACGCAGACTTGACCTACGATGTTGCTAACAACCAATTCCCATTAGTAACGACACGTAAGAGCTTTTGGAAAGCGGCAGTTGCTGAGCTACTTGGTTATATTCGTGGCTACGACAACGCTGAAGATTTCCGTAAGCTAGGTACGAAAACATGGGATGCGAACGCAAACCTAAATGAAGCATGGTTGAACAACCCATTCCGTAAGGGCGAAGACGACATGGGACGCGTATACGGCGTTCAAGGTCGTTCATGGGCGAAGCCAGATGGCGGTCATGTCGACCAGTTGCGTAAGATTGTGGATGATTTGACGCGCGGTGTTGATGACCGTGGTGAAATCCTAAACTTCTACAACCCGGGTGAGTTCCATATGGGGTGTTTGCGTCCATGTATGTACAGCCACCACTTCTCACTGTTAGGTGACACGCTATACCTAAACAGCACGCAGCGCTCTTGTGACGTTCCGCTGGGTCTGAACTTCAATATGGTTCAAGTGTATGTGTTCTTGGCAATCATGGCGCAAATCACAGGTAAGAAACCTGGTCAGGCTTACCATAAGATTGTTAACGCACACATCTACGAAGATCAGCTTGCGCCAATGCGTGACATCCAGTTGAAGCGTGAGCCACTAAAAGCGGCAACCTTCCACATTAACCCAGAAATCAAATCTCTAGAAGATTTAGAAACATGGGTAACCCTAGATGACTTCTGGGTGGAAGGCTACGAGCATCACGACCCAATTCAGTACCCGTTCTCAGTTTAACGAGTATATTGAGTTTCTAAGCCGCCTTTATGGGCGGTTTTTTTATGCCCGGAGGGTGGGAATAGGGGGGAACGGGCTTCGCCCTGTGGAACGCTTCGCTCTGAGATGTGATAGGGAATAAAAGCTCCCCAACTCACTCGCGCCTCGCTCTTGAGGATGACGTTCAAGCACTCTGAAATTAAACGGTGTCATTCCCGAAAGCGACGAAGGAGCGTTGTCGGTAATCTCTTTTACCACAGTTTACTGCGTGATTAAGAAATGAAAGCACTTTGCTGTAGGTAGCGAGAGTGTGGCGCTGGAAGCTCAGTGAAGGTTAGAGAGTATTGACAGAACTTACCGTCCTAGGTGGATATAATCGAGTCTTATCCCTTATCCCTTATCCCTTATCCCTTATCCCGAAGCGTAGCGTTCCATAGGGCGAGCCCGTTTTCGCTTCCCCAAAACGAAAAAAGGCCCCACCGAAGTGGAGCCTCAAATAAGCGATGGTAATCTTATTATTATGCTGTCAGAGCAAGGATAGAGCCTGGTAGCACGATGAATACTGCCAGTAGGTAACCTGCTACAACCGCTTTATTCTTAATAGCTAGTTCTGAAATCACTTCTGCACATTTCACTGGAATCTCACGTAGGAACGGGATACCGAAGATGAACAATGTCGCCAGAATGTTGAACGTTAGGTGTACTAGTGCAATTTGCAGTGCGAATACTGCGAACTCGCCAGATACC is drawn from Vibrio campbellii CAIM 519 = NBRC 15631 = ATCC 25920 and contains these coding sequences:
- a CDS encoding sulfite exporter TauE/SafE family protein; protein product: MTISLFILLLALGAFVGVMAGLLGIGGGLIVVPALLYLLPLAGISPEISMHMALATSLASIIVTSGSSALNHLKLGNVDMFVVKWLMPGVVIGGFVGANIAEWIPTHYLPKVFGVIVLCLAVQMFRSIKTKSEKPMPSSPVTMMYGTGIGVVSSLAGIGGGSLSVPFLNKHGIEMRKAVGSSSVCGCVIAISGMIGFILHGYKVEGLPDYSVGYVYLPALAAIAMTSMLTTKVGAKMATNLPTAVLKKIFAVFLMFVAATMLL
- the rppH gene encoding RNA pyrophosphohydrolase, yielding MIDGDGYRLNVGIVICNNHGQVFWAKRYGQHSWQFPQGGIDEGETPEQAMFRELYEEVGLTKKDVKIIATSRHWLRYKLPKRLVRWDSKPVCIGQKQKWFLLRLECDESRINMQRGKSPEFDGWRWVSYWYPVRQVVSFKRDVYRRAMKEFASLAMPFRERKTKGKRKKQRR
- a CDS encoding thymidylate synthase: MKQYLDLCQRIVDQGSWVENERTGKRCLTVINADLTYDVANNQFPLVTTRKSFWKAAVAELLGYIRGYDNAEDFRKLGTKTWDANANLNEAWLNNPFRKGEDDMGRVYGVQGRSWAKPDGGHVDQLRKIVDDLTRGVDDRGEILNFYNPGEFHMGCLRPCMYSHHFSLLGDTLYLNSTQRSCDVPLGLNFNMVQVYVFLAIMAQITGKKPGQAYHKIVNAHIYEDQLAPMRDIQLKREPLKAATFHINPEIKSLEDLETWVTLDDFWVEGYEHHDPIQYPFSV
- the ptsP gene encoding phosphoenolpyruvate--protein phosphotransferase, whose amino-acid sequence is MLSQLREIVEKVSRVDDVHLALDILVKETCAALCTECCTIYLANEEMQRLELMATQGLTFEGDSIHINFNEGLVGLVKRSAEPLNLAEASTHPDFKFFPQLGEQVYHSFLGTPIIHRKQVLGVLVIQQKTPRLFSEMEESFLVTLSAQIAILIAHAQNLGHWQLASKPTVIKGLPASTGVAIGEFWFDNTQPNLSDVFPASALDKEREHELLAVAVERALSDFRRMRKKFDSEINKDALAIFDLFTHLLNDPMLRGDLKKQIEKGDRADWALRQVVETYSNRFARMSDVYLRERAQDIRELGQRLLYFLHNSEQEHASIDRPVILVANELTATLLASIPKQHLLAVVSLEGAANSHAAILSRALGVPAIMGANINTSVVNGKNGIVDGYTGEIYLEPNRQLLREYRSLVSEESELFAMVNKDSALPAITQDDCHVEVMLNAGLSADSNIAINSGVDGVGLYRTEIAFLLQHHFPSEDEQYHQYQAILNSYPNQRVVMRTLDIGGDKPLPYLPIDEDNPFLGWRGIRFTLDHPDIFLIQLRAMLRASAESGNLSILLPMVSGIKEFDDAVALINQAYSEVVLLDERIQAPKVGVMIEVPSMVYLLPAIAHRVDFVSVGTNDLTQYLLAVDRNNSRVADVYESMHPAVLLALKQIHDVCHQYQVPVCICGELAGDPFGALLLLGLGYNSLSMNTSNVAKVKYLIRHSQQKELEKLVEKAMSCSYGQEIHQMMHDFFIQQGFAGFIRAGKK
- the lgt gene encoding prolipoprotein diacylglyceryl transferase, which encodes MSQGYLEFPNIDPVLVSIGPVSVRWYGLMYLVGFMFALWLANRRADKPGSGWTREQVSDLLFAGFLGVVIGGRVGYVIFYNFDLFLADPLYLFKVWTGGMSFHGGLLGVITAMFWYAHKNGRTFFGVADFVAPLVPFGLGMGRMGNFMNSELWGRVTDVPWAIIFPNGGPLPRHPSQLYEMFLEGIVLFFILNWFIKKPRPLGAVSGLFLAGYGTFRFLVEFVREPDAQLGLFGGYISMGQILSSPMIILGILMMVWAYKRGLYQDKVQAETK